In the Primulina eburnea isolate SZY01 chromosome 15, ASM2296580v1, whole genome shotgun sequence genome, CTCCTCCGCGAGCCATCAGGCCCTTAGCGATGGGGGTTCCTGGTGTATCTGCCTTTTCTCCTTACGTCAGGCCGCCTCTGCCTCCGCCCCCGCCTCCGCCTCCACCTCCACGTCCGACTAGCGTGGGGCCTACTGGTACTGCTGGAGGCATTCCAGGTTTACCAGCCTTTACGCTTTATAACAGGGCGCCTCCGCGTCCAGATTGGTACCCTGGCCCCGGGTCAAGCAGCGGTCCCAGCGGGTTTGGTTTCGGGTACGGGTTCGGATTGTTCGGCTGTCACGTGGGACCGGTTGGAGGGAGTGGGTATGGGGGTGTGGCGCCATTTGAAGGCGGAGCTTTGAGGATAGGTGGAAGCCCGGCCAGGAAGAGGGGTCGGGAAGAGGGAAATGCAGGAGGTTCCGGGAAGCAGAAAGCTGAGGGAGGGATGCCTCCGGTTCCCTGCCCCATTTGCGGAAGGGAATTCATGTCAGAGAAAGCTCTGTTCGGACACATGCGGTCGCACCCGAACCGCGGGTACAAGGGCGTGCATCCGCCGCCGGCGTTCAGGGCTGATGAAGAGTTTGCTGATGTTCCAGGCCTGAATCGTCCAGGAGAAATGGAGGCTGCTGTAGACGGAGGAGGTGTGGAAGCCGAGGCAGCGGCGGCTCCTGCTGCAGAAGTTGGAGGAGACACTGAAATGCAGCCACAAGGTGGGGCGGAGGAGAACTACACTCTGCCTGATCTGAACATGCCGCCGCCTCCCAGCCCTGGTCAGTGAGGGAAATGAATCTATATCAATCAAtttatcaataataataaaatatcaataataa is a window encoding:
- the LOC140815593 gene encoding uncharacterized protein is translated as MSVISRVLQNQSVLFPNRRFCMNNRHVIPTPFQETYISSPEFRDRIGSIFNLQFSSMESESSNSSNSTGGDQGSFNPNPAPHSPPPTQQLLNERSPLRRSGGPNLGAGQLRLAGVSSPPPRAIRPLAMGVPGVSAFSPYVRPPLPPPPPPPPPPRPTSVGPTGTAGGIPGLPAFTLYNRAPPRPDWYPGPGSSSGPSGFGFGYGFGLFGCHVGPVGGSGYGGVAPFEGGALRIGGSPARKRGREEGNAGGSGKQKAEGGMPPVPCPICGREFMSEKALFGHMRSHPNRGYKGVHPPPAFRADEEFADVPGLNRPGEMEAAVDGGGVEAEAAAAPAAEVGGDTEMQPQGGAEENYTLPDLNMPPPPSPGQ